The sequence TGATCGGCGTCATCTCCCACGTGGGAGCCATCAGGGAGCGCATCTCCGTCCAGATCGAGGTCATCCCCCAGGGCAATGGCCGCAGCATCATCCAGGCGCCGGGCTGCACGGGAAAAATGGAATAGGACGTGAAAATGAGGTATAAGTCAGAGCAATGAGAAATAATGCGCAAAAAAGGATGAAAATCTGGGTCGCCGGGTTCGGCAACGAAAATCGGGAGGATGACGCAGCCGGCACGATTCTCGCCGGACGGATTCACAAATTTCTCGAAGCGGAGCCCGACCTGGACGTTGTGCTGTGTCTTGAGCATCAGCTGCTGCCCGAACTGGTGGAGGAGCTCGAAGGAGTGGACCTGGCCGTGTTCTGCGACGCGGACGCCGTTCTTCACCCCGAGGGCTTTTCGCTTCGAGAGGCCCGGCCCAACTCCCGGCTGGACGGGTTCAACATCCACTCCATGGGGCCGGAATGGCTGCTGGCGCTGGCCGAACAGATGGGAACCCCGCCCGGAAAGGCGCTGCTGCTCACAATCTCCGGCGAACGCTTCAACTTTTCCGAAACGCCCACCGCCGTCTGCGCGGAACGCATCGACAGAGCCGAGAAGGCGTTCCGAAACTGCTGGAGGCAAAACGCCCTGAAGGACTCCGTCCTCGAAAATATGCGCTTTACGCTGGAGGCCGCGGGGTCTCTGAAATCCTGCCGCTTTTTCTCCTTCGACGACGACGCCTTTCTTCTGGCGACGGGAACCGATGCCGCTTCGGAAAACTGGGCCTTCATTCCCCGCAGTCTCACCGGAGAAGAAAGCGAAGCGAAAATTTCACAAACTCTGGCCTTTT is a genomic window of Synergistaceae bacterium containing:
- a CDS encoding GNAT family N-acetyltransferase, yielding MRNNAQKRMKIWVAGFGNENREDDAAGTILAGRIHKFLEAEPDLDVVLCLEHQLLPELVEELEGVDLAVFCDADAVLHPEGFSLREARPNSRLDGFNIHSMGPEWLLALAEQMGTPPGKALLLTISGERFNFSETPTAVCAERIDRAEKAFRNCWRQNALKDSVLENMRFTLEAAGSLKSCRFFSFDDDAFLLATGTDAASENWAFIPRSLTGEESEAKISQTLAFFQNLRLPFIWPILPGTAESFQTLLEAQGLPVQGELVAMARSSPPAEETGKNFCNCACDEAATSEDAALWAKIAWRAFGSSSDAPESFINLARGLCSRPDFTLVTASRGGRPVGTYLLSASRSGTGVYYFATLPEARRTGAGKAMMSDIFLRAAERGRPVTLQSTPSGLPFYLAQGFERLFDIPVHSQSSDIF